The Thermoproteota archaeon DNA window ATGTCGTCGGCTCTCCCGAGGAGGAGTTCCAGAGCAGGAACCACAGGCGAGTTTACGAGATAATAGCCAGGAGGAATCTAGCCACCCTAGCACCGGATGCCCTCATCAGGAGGGTGAATGTGGAGGTCTCAGTGGAGGAATACAGGTTCAAGGCAAGTGGCGCTGCCCTACTAGAGGAGGGATGGCTCAGGGTCTACCCCTACGCTAAGAGGGATTACTCGATGCCCCCAGTGGACAATGGAGAGGAAGTTAAGTGCATTGACGTAAAGATAGAGGAGAAGGAGACCCAGCCACCCAAGAGGTACACACCGGTCTCGATAATTAAAGAGATGGAGAAGTTGGGATTGGGAACAAAGAACACCAGGGTTCAGATACTGGATATACTCAAGGAGAGGGGATACATAGAGGGGAAAAGTTTCAAGCCCACGCCGCTGGGAGAGGCGGTCGCGGAAGTGCTTGAGGAGTACGTTCCAGATCTCACAAGCCCGGAGCTCACTGCTAAGCTTGAAGAAGCCATGGCGAAGATTGAGAGAGGGGAGTTAGACCACAGCTCCTTCCTCAGCGATGCGTTACTGAAACTAGAGCAGATAATGAGGGACTTCAAGAGTAAGGAAGGGCTCATCTCAGAGAAGCTGGCCAAGGCTGTTCAGGCATACAGGTTAACCCAGAACGTCGTCGGGAAATGCCCGAAGTGCGGAAGGGATCTCCTCCTCAAGAAGAGCAAGTACGGCTACTTCGTCATATGCTCCGGCTATCCTGACGACTGCGATGTGAAGTTCAACCTCTTACCTGGGGAGCGCATATTGAGGGAGGAGTGCAAGTGCGGTCTCCCGCTGGTGGAAGGGAAGATCAGAACTAAGAGTAAGAAGACCCTCAAGTACATCAGGTGCTTGGGTAATTGCGAGGAGAGCCCGGTGAGGTGCGCCAAATGCGGCGGAGTGATGGTTCCGAAGAAGGGAAAGTTTGGGGTGTACCTGCAGTGCAGGGAGTGCGGATCCGTGAACTTCTTCAGAGTAAGAAAGCGCTGATAGCCGATCTGGATGGGACCTTGGTCGACCTCCGCATAGATTGGGATTCCCTCAGGGAGAGGGTAAGGCGGGCGATGGGATGGGATCATCCCCTCAGGCCTTTGGGGAGGAGCATACCGCTAGCTGCAAGGAACGAGGAGGAGGTCAAACGAGCATTCGAGATAGTAGAGGAGGAGGAATTGAAAGCAGCATCGAGGGCTCGACCGGACGAGGAACTGAGAGAATTCTTCGTTTCCTTAAGGAGGAAGGGCCTCCAAATAGGACTTGTAACAATGCAGGCTAGCAGATCGGCCGTTTTAGTCCTGAGGAATATGGATCTAGCCGATCTGTTCGACGTAATCGTCACTAGAGAGTACTCTCTAGACAGGAGAGGACAGTTAGTTTACGCTCTGAAAAAATTGGGTGTTAGGGGTGGAGATTGCGTATTTCTAGGGGACATGGAGTGGGATGTAAGGTCCGGGAAGGAGGTCGGGTGCCTCACCATATGCGTTGGAGGGGAGATAGAAGGTGCGGATCTCTATGTGCGGGACCTCAAGGAAATATTCAAGTATTGACCAAGAGCTCGGGTTTCTCCTTTTCCAGCCTTTCAAGGAGTTTCTTCGCCCTTTCGGTGGCGTAAACCCTCATCCCGCCGCCGCTGTAAGTGACCCTCACTAGGCCCTCGCTCTCCAAGTATTTGATGACCTTGACACGGTACTCCCTCTTAGCAATCAGCTTGCTGGCCGTCATGCCCTTGTCGCCGCGCTTTACCAGCTCCTTTAGGATCCGAACATGGGACTTCAGTAATACCACCTGACCACCTCCTCATTCACTCTAGTACCGGTATTCTTAATAAATGTTTACCGACTTTAGGCTAAATCCATGCTGTATAAGGATGTAATAACAATAGTAAAGCCACAAATTTTACCAACATTCTCTGGAGAGTATAATTAGGGATCCTTACGACTTCGATGAACGACTTATTTGAACATAATGTGAACATTAAGTAACCTTACCAATGAGATGGAAACTAGGCTCCTTCCACATTTCTCAAGTATTCTCTTATGTAGGATGACAGAGATCTTACCAGTCTCTTCATTTCTCTCGCCTTTCTTCGTCTCTCTTCCATTTCTCTCTGGAGGGAGGCTAGTTGTTTCTCTAACTTTTGTATACCATCTGACGAAGAAATGGCAACCAGAACCCTCTCCAGAGTTATGCGGTCCAGCCTCTCTAGAAAGTATTCTATCTGCTGAACCAAGTGTTTACCGACTGAATCGCCGGAGTCTCCCAGTCTCTTCAGCCTATGCTTGAACGAGATCAAATTCTGCCTCTCCTGACCTAGAGGGTCGTAGATTATCTCGACCCTTATCATCCTACCCATTCTGGAGACTCGGGTGAACTCCTCAAGTCCCAAGTCGCTTATCACCCTATATATAGTTTCCGCTGGATTCCCTATCCCCCTTGGCCTCATCCTCATCCACCTCTATCTCGGCCACGATGGGGCCTCTGTACCCACAGTCCAGACAGATATATTCCTCCGGCAGTAGCCAGCCAGAGAAGGGGGAGAGCTTCCTTATATTAGTGCTCCCACAAACGGGACACACAGTTATCTTGATCGTCTTCTTTGACCTACCCACTTCCATCACACTTTCCCATTTCCTCCGTGATGTCGGTTCCATATATGCCGTGCTCCCTAATTAAAAATTGGTGATGTCATGCAGAGGAGGAAGGGGGTTACCGGCACGCTGGAGCAGGCTCTCCTCATAGCCGTGACCTTAGCATTCTTCTTGGGTATAGTTGTCACTCCAATGGCGAATGCAGCCAAGTTCGTCTGGGAAATGCCTCAGAACGCTTGGGAAAACTGGAACAACTTCGTTGATTGGTTGGATGATCTCATAAGCAACGTGTTCAGTCTCGATAGTGGTGGAAGCGGCGGCCAGAACGGCTGACCGAACCCTCTTTCTTTCATTCACATAGTAGGCTGAGGGTAACTTTTTCATTGGCGCTGTCCCATTTGAGCGATTCCGGTGGAGAAGGTGGTGATATTTGGAGGCGGAGGCCAACCTCGTCAGTAAGCTCAGGCGGATAGAGAGGAAGTGGCAGGCCAAGTGGGAGGAAGCTAGAATATTCGAGGCGGATCCAGACAGCAGAGAGAAATTCTACCTCACTGTGGCTTATCCCTATCCCAACAGCCCGCAGCACGTGGGTCACGGGAGGACCTATGGACTTACAGATGCGTATGCCCGTTTCAAGAGGATGCAGGGCTACAATGTGCTCTTCCCCATGGCCTTTCATTACACCGGAACTCCGATCCTCGCTATGGCAAAGAGGCTCAGAGAGGGTGACAAGGAGCTTATACGCATATTCACAGAGATATTCCACATACCCAAGGAGAAGCTTAAGGAGCTGGAGGACCCGCTCAAGATGGCTCGCTACTTTCACGAGGAAATTAAGTCGGGAATGAAGCTCATGGGGTACTCTATAGACTGGAGGAGGGAGTTCACCACCATAGACCCGCCCTACAACAACTTCATAACGTGGCAGTTCCACAAGCTCCACGAGAAAGGCCTCCTCACCAAGGGTAGACATCCTGTCGGTTGGTGCCCGAGGTGCAATAATGCGGTAGGTCAACACGACACAATAGGTGATGTAGAACCGGAGATCGCTGAGACTACTCTGATAAAGTTCGAGGATGAATTCATCATCCCGGTCGTTACCTTCAGACCAGAAACCATCCTTGGCGTCACCAATATCTGGATAAATCCGGAGGTGAAGTACAAGATCATAGAGGTGAGCGGGGAGAAGTGGGTGGTCTCCGAGGAGGCTCTGATAAAGCTCAAGTTCCAGAAGTTCCCCGTGAAGAAGGAGATTGGTGAAATCTGGGGCAGAGATCTGCTGGGGAAGAAAGTGAGAAACCCCATGACCCGAGAGGAGATCGTGATACTCCCAGCCAAGTTCGTTGATCCAGATTACGGGACCGGTATTGTGATGTCCGTCCCCGGGCATGCTCCTTACGACTATCTCGCCCTCATGGACCTCAAGAGGAATCCGGATGCTCTCAGGAAGTACGAGCTCTCTCCAGGGGTGCTCGATGGCCTCGAGCCGGTATCCATAATTGAGGTGGAGGGATTCGGCGAGTTCCCGGCCAAAGATGCCGTGGAATCCCTCGGGGTCAGGGACCAGAATGATGAGAGGGCTGAGGAGGCCACCGAGCTCGTCTACTCCAAGGAGTATCACTCCGGAAGGATGAAACCAAATACTGGGAAGTACGCGGGCTTGCCAGTGAGTGAGGCGAAGGAAAGGGTCAAGGAGGATCTGATAGCTGAGGGGAAGGCTTACATGTTCTACGAGATAGCCAACGCCCCTGTGTACTGCAGGTGCGGGGCCAAGATAGTCGTGAACATAGTTGAGGACCAGTGGTTCATCGACTACTCTAATCCCGAGTGGAAGAGGTTGGCCCATGAGGCCCTCAACAGCATGAGGATAGTTCCTAGGGAGGTCAGGAGGGAGTTTGAGGAGGCAATAGATTGGATGAGAGAGAAGGCCTGTGCTAGAAAGAGTGGCCTCGGGACCAAGCTTCCGTTCGATCCGGATTGGATGATAGAGAGTCTCAGCGATTCCACTATTTACATGGCCTACTACACGATAAGTAAGTTCATAAATGAGGGACTGGTTACCGCAGAGCACCTTGACGATGAGGCCTTCGACTACATATTCCTCGGGAAGGGAGATCCGGAGGACATCGCCCGCAGGAAGGGGCTCGATGAAGAGGTCCTCAAGAGGCTCAGGCAGGAGTTCACCTACTGGTACCCGCTCGACTCCAGGCACAGTGGTAGGGATCTCATATGGAACCATCTCACCTTCTTCATTTTCAATCATGTAGCCATATTCCCCAGAGAGCTCTGGCCCAGGCAGATAGTCGTGAACGGCTCGGTCACCATGGAAGGAAAGAAGATGTCCAAATCCTTGGGCAATATAATCCCGATAAGGGAGGCAGTGGAGATATTCGGTGCTGACCCCATCAGGCTGTCCGTTCTCGGTTCTGCCGAGCTTCTGTCAGATGCAGACTTCTCCCCTCAGGTAGCAGCCAGCACCCTCAGGAGGTTGTTTAGAATACACGAGATAGCCACGCAGTTCTCGGGAGCGGAGGAGAGAAAGGAACCGGAGGACTTCTGGGACAAGTGGATACTCAGCAGGACGAGAACCCACATAATAGCCACGACCGAGTCCATGGAGGAGTGCAGGAGCAGGGAGGCGATACAGCACTCACTCTACCTGATCCTCAACGAGATGGAGGAGTATTTAGATGCTAAGGAGAGGCCTAACGAGGGCATCATCAAGGCGATCCTCAAGATATGGGCCAGACTGCTCGCCCCCTTCGCGCCCCACATGGCCGAGGAGATCTGGGAGATAGTTGGCGGGGAAGGTTTCGTGTCCCTCGCTAGGTGGCCCGATCCCGAGGAGATGCCCCAGTACCCAGAGGCGGAGCTCTCATACGAGGTCGTGTCCAATGTTCTCGAGGATGTGAGGAGCATCCTCGCTTCAGGGGTGAAGGGAAGCAAGCTTTACCTCTACTTAGCGTCAGACTGGAAGTACGACCTCTTTAGGAGGATCGACGAGTTGAAGAGGGTGCATGGACTCGATCCGCGCAGGATAATACCTGAAGTGATGAAGGAGGAGAGGTTCAAGATCAAGAGCAAACAAGCGATTGACCTGATCAGGCAGTTCACCTCAGGCGGATGGCCGTGGCTGCCCAGCAAGGAAGCCGAGCTCGGAGCCCTCAAGGATGCTAAGTCCTTCTTGGAGAAGAAGCTGGGCTTGGAGATGGTGTTCGAGGACGAGGATTCACCGTCCTACGATCCTAAAAAGAGGGCCGGGAGGGCCGCCCCCGGGAAACCGGCCATCTACATAGAGTGATGGAAATCCTTCCATCTCACATTTTATTCGCTATATAGTCGAGGAGATCGACTACTCTAGCCGAATAGCCCCACTCATTGTCGTACCATCCGAACACCTTGATGAAGTTGCCATCCACAACCTGGGTCAGCTCGGGATCGAAGATGACGCTGTGCTCATCGCCCACCAAGTCTACCGATACTACGGGATCGTGGGCTATTCCTATGTACCTTGACAAGGGGCCGCTGGCGGCCTTCTCAAAGGCCCTGTTCACCTCATGGATGTTGGTCTCCCTCTCGACCTCTGCGGAGAAATCGACTATGGACACATCCGGGGTGGGTACCCTTAGGGCTATCGCGGCCAGCCTCCCCCTCAGCTCAGGGAATATCAGCTCTATGGCCTTCGCCGCGCCGGTGGATGTGGGTATTATGGACATGGCAGCAGCCCTAGCCCTCCTAAGGTCCCTGTGGGGCGCGTCCAGTATCCTCTGATCGTTGGTGTAGGCGTGAACCGTGGTCATCAATCCTCTTCTTATTCTGAAGCTCTCATGCAGCACCTTGACCAACATGGCGAAGGCGTTGGTAGTGCAGGAGGCGTTGCTTATCACGTGATGCTTGTCCAGATCCAGACCGCCCTCGTTGACACCCATAACAACTGTATAGTCTGCAGGTTCGCCCTTGGCCGGCGCTGTAATCACTACCTTCTTGACGCTGCCCCTCAGATGCTTTGCAGCATCGCTCCTAGACCTGAAGAGTCCTGTGGCCTCAACCACCACATCAATATCCAGCTCTTCCCACGGGATCTTCGCCGGATCCCTGACGCTGAACACCCTGATCTCCTTGCCATCCACGATTATGCTGGATCCCTCGGCCACTACGGTCCCGGGATACCTGCCGAAGACGGAGTCGTATTTCAGCAAGTGAGATAGCGTCTTGGGGTCCGCTATGTCGTTCACCGCTACGAATTCCAAGTTAGGGTTCCTCTGTCCTATCTTGAATACCTGCCTCCCTATCCTCCCGAATCCGTTAATCCCGATCCTGATCGGCATAAGGCATACTGAGGAGGAAAGTAAAAAGATTTCCTAAAGAAGGGGAGTTAGGAACTGACCCTTCTAGCGAATTCCTCGGCCACTCTCCTGTATCTCTCCATTTCCTCGGTGCCCATGGGCCTCACTTTCTTCAGGGCCTCCTCAAAGTGTTTCAATTGTATCTTTAGCTCGTCCTTGTGGGCTATTGCTTCCTTCGGATCCTTGTAATTGGAGATATGTTCCCTAAGAGCTATCAGGGCGGCCGTGTTCACCAAGTTCTCCAAGTCAGCGCCTGTGTATCCCTCAGTGCGCTTGGCCAGCTCCTCTAGATTCACATCGTCAGCGAGGGGCTTCCCCCTTGTGTGTATCCTGAGGATCTCCACCCTAGCCTTGTAGTCCGGCGGAGGGACATATATCAGCCTGTCGAACCTACCGGGCCTCAGGAGAGCTGGATCCAGCAAGTCGGGCCTGTTAGTCGCTGCTATGACTACGACCTTCCTCAGCTCCTCAAGACCATCCATCTCAGTCAGTAACTGGCTGATTATCCTCTCAGTCACCCTAGAATCGCCAGCAGCCCCCCTCACCGGGGCGATGGAGTCTATCTCATCGAAGAATACTATGGCCGGAGCCGCCTGCCTCGCCTTCCTGAATATCTCCCTTATGGCCTTCTCGCTCTCTCCCACCCACTTGCTGAGTATCTCGGGGCCCTTCACGCTTATGAAGTTCGCCTCGCTCTCGTTGGCAACAGCCTTTGCCAGCAACGTTTTACCGGTTCCAGGAGGACCGTAGAGGAGAATGCCCTTGGGCTGCTTGGCACCGCTAGCCTCGAAGAGCTCCGGGTACCTGAGAGGCCACTCGACCGCCATCCTGAGCTCCTCCTTGACCTCTTCAAGGCCTCCTATGTCCTCCCACTTCACATTAGGTACCTGGACTACTACCTCCCTCAAAGCTGACGGAGTTATATCCTTCAGAGCATCAAGGAAGTCTTGCATCGTCACTTGAAGTTTTTCCAAGACCTCAGCCGGGATCTCCTCGCTCTCGAATAGGTTCACCTCCTTCATGAGCCTCCTTAGAGCCCTCATAGCCGCCTCCTTGGCTAAGGCCGCGAGGTCAGCGCCCACGAACCCGTGGGTTATCTCAGCCAACTTATCGAGATCTACATCGTCTGAGAGGGGCATTCCCCTAGTGTGTATCTGCAGTATCTCCTTCCTGCCCTCCCTATCCGGCACCCCTATCTCTATCTCCCTGTCGAACCTGCCAGGCCTCCTTAGTGCTGGATCTATGGCATTAGGCCTGTTCGTAGCCCCAATAACTATTACCTCTCCCCTACCCTTCAGGCCATCCATGAGAGCGAGGAGCTGGGCCACTACACGCCTCTCAACCTCTCCAGTCACCTCCTCCCTCTTGGGAGCGATCGCATCTATCTCATCTATGAATATTATCGAGGGAGCGTTCTTCTCAGCCTCCTCGAATATCTCCCTGAGCCTCTTCTCGCTCTCACCGTAGTACTTGGACATTATCTCCGGGCCCGAGATGCTTATGAAGTGGGCGTTGCTCTCGTTGGCAACAGCCTTCGCCAGCAACGTTTTACCGCAGCCCGGTGGTCCATAGAGCAGCACGCCCTTGGGCGGCTCAATGCCAAGCTTTTGGAAGAGCTCCGGATGTCTTAGAGGTAACTCTACCATCTCCCTTATCTTCTGGATGGCATCCTTGAGGCCTCCTATATCCTCATAAGTGACTCTGGGGATCTTCCTCTCCTCTGGAGCTGGTTTCTCGCTTATCTCTATGTCAGTATCCGGACCGACTATCACAGCATCGGCCACAGGCTGTATTCCCACAACCACTAGTTCTATCCTAGTTCCCAGAACGTTGATCGGTATCCTGTCCCCTCTAGTGAGAGGCCTCCCTTCGAGTAGTCTCTTCAGGTACTCCTCCCCGCCCAGTAATCTCATGGGCTCTGTCGGGGCCAGCAGCACCTTTCTAGCAGGCTTGGCTATGGCCTTTCTCACCCTGACGGTGTCGTCTATGGCCACACCAGCGTTCCTCCTCGTGTAACCATCAATTCTGATGATGCCCTTCCCATAATCGGCCGAATAAGACGGCCAAGCCCGGGCGGCGGTCACCTTGGTACCTTCAATCAGGACCACATCGCCCGTCTCTATGCCCAGCTCTGACATGGTCTCTGGCTCCAACCTAGCGATGCCCCTGCCCACGTCTTGAGAGTGTGCTTCCGCCACACGGAGTGTAACGTACTTCCTCTCGGATGACATCAAATCACCTCCTCCCATAAAAAGGATGGAAACCGGATGCTCACTCCACCTTTATCCTAGTGCCCTCCTCCTTGATAGGCTCCTTAGGCTTCAGGGTTATCTCCAAGATGCCGTTATTATATCTAGCCTTGGCGGTCTTCGGATCTACCTCAACCGGCAGCTCTACTTGGGTTCTGTACTTCCTATCGCCGTTCTCCGCCTTGATCTTGACTATCTTCTCCGTCGCCTCCACTTCTATCTTGTCCTTGGTGACTCCAGGTATCTCCGCTATGACCTTCACCTCGTTTGCCTTGTCGTCCACGACAATGTCGACGAAGGGCTCCCTGTATCCAGCCTCCTCTATTACCGGAGGCTTGACATTACCGAACCTTCTCACTATGGGCTTGCCATCAGGACCTATGGTTATACTGAATCCATACACATAAGGACCGCGGATCTCACCCTCGCCCTTCATACCGGCGAAAATCTCGTCGATCATCTTCTCGAGCTCCTCAAAGTCCTTCTCCATATCCTCGAGAATCCTCCTCCAGTACCTGTCCCACCACATACTCTCGACCTCCCATTATCCGTTAAGTTAAGTTAATATAAAAACTTTTCCAAATTTAGCGTGAAAATCTCTTCAGATTCCGGAGGATCTCCTCCCTCATCCAGAGTAGATGAGACTCTACAGACTCCAGTTCCAGCAATAAGGTATCTATATCTTGTATCAAGTTGGATGTCCTCGTCACTGTCTCGCTAAAGGAATTGAGGTTGCTCAAACTCTCCAGCCTTGATCTGATTTCGTCGAATCTCTCCCTTATGTCCTTAGATGGAGAGGTTGAAGTTGGTTCTATCTCCAGTGCCCTTATCTGGAGGGAGTCCTCTGTCAAAGTCACGACTAGGCGTATTGAACGTGATATCTTGTAGTACTTCCTAGGCCTCCCAGGCCCCATGTTGACCGAGTAAGATTCAACTATACCCAAGGATTCAAGTTCCCTCATGTGCTTTAGGGCAGCAGGCGGAGTTATACCCAGCATATCAGCTATCTCCTTAAGGGTTAGAGGCTTCCTCGTTAGCATAGATACTATTCTTCTCCTAGTCTCACCTGATAGGGCCTCGATTATGTCCTCGGCTCTCATTTCCCATCTGGTAAAATAGTATATAAGGAATTATTTAAGCATTTATTTGGATGTGTCAAGGACTACAACGTTCAATAACTAGTTTAACTGAAACGTGAGGCGGCTCCTCGGGTGAGAACTTGACCTTAAAGGAGGAGATCGATGCTAGGGTCTCTCCAGGCGTCGCTTCATCTAGGGGCGTTGCAACCATTGGTGTTATGGCTGCTCTGGTGGCAGTAGCCACGATGGTGATCCAGATCCCCACACCAGCGACTCAAGGTTACATAAACCTAGGAGATACCATCGTCATGCTCTCGGGGATCCTCTTCGGGTCCGTGGTGGGATCCCTCTCGGGCGGAATAGGATCGGCATTAGCGGACCTGCTAAGTGGATACGGTCACTGGGCACCGTTCACTTTGGTGATAAAGGGTGTAGAGGGATTCCTAGCGGGCATTGCCAAAGGGAAGGGCAATGTGATCTCCTTGCTCATCTTAGCCGTTGCTGGTGCTGAGATGGTAGCTGGTTACTTCGTAGTGGAATGGTACCTCTACGGCCTAGGAGGGGCCCTTCAGGAGGTGCCAGGTAACACATTCCAAGCAGTATCGGGAATAGTTTTCTCCTACCTGCTCGCCCCCGTCATCAGGAGGGCGTTAGGGGAATGGTCGTGAAACATAGGGGAAAGCTTCCCCCAGACTTCCTTTTCAGAAACATCATAGGGAAGCTACCGATCGAAGGTGATGGGATCCTGTTAGGCCCCTCCTTGGGCGAAGATGCCGCTATACTTGAGGTGAAAGAACCTCTGCTGGCTGTGCACTCAGATCCGGTGACAGGAGGCGGGAAGCTAGCTGGCTGGCTCTCTGTGTACGTGGCATCCAACGACATAGCGACAAGAGGTCTGAGTCCTAAGTGGCTACTCGTAGTCTTGCTTTTTAGGGATGGAGTGGATGAAAGCGAGATCTCTGAGCTAGTAGATCAGGTAGGGGAGGCGGCTAGGGAGATAGGTGCCGTGGTGATCGGCGGACACACAGAGATCACCCCCGGACTTCCGTTCAACATAGTGGTGACTACAGCCATGGGTGCTGGCGGGGTTGTTCTCAACACCAGAGACGCCAAGGAGGGCGACTCCCTCATCCTGACCAAAGCTGCCGCATTGGAAGGGACCGCCATCCTAGCCACCGAGCTGAGAGGCCTCTTGGAGGAGAAGGGCGTGGATCCTCATATCCTAGACAGGGCATCTGGGTTCATAAGGGAGATAAGCGTTGTGAGGGATGCTATGTTAGCTGCTAACCTAGCTAGGGCGATGCACGATCCTACAGAGGGTGGACTTATCGGGGGAGTCCAAGAGATGGCTCTAGCCTCGGGGAACGGATTCGTAATATATGAGGAGAACATACCCCTGAGAGAAGAAACGCTCGCTGTATGCGAGGCGCTGGAGATAGATCCTTTGAGGCTGATAAGCTCGGGGAGCCTCCTCATATCCGTGAGCGAGGAAAGGACAGACGAGTTGATCAGCGAGCTCAGGAGGGAGGGGATAGAGGCCTCCGTAATAGGCAGATTAACGGGGAGAGGGGAGGGGATGAGGCTCGTAAGAGCCAACGGTATGGTAGAGGATGTCAGTGAGCCTGTGATGGATGAGCTGTGGAGGGTCCTTCCCTCCTGAACCATTCAATTAAAGATCCCACCTTCTTTTATGTTTAAAAAATAAACCCAGCTGGAGTTCGGGGATTCCCTTGGAGGTCGTGGCATGCGTTAAGTTGGTTTACGATGAGACCCAGATGCCTGTGGAGGGGGATCGCCTCTTAGTGGATCAAGCTCCCGTGAAGATTAGTGATATAGACAGGAATGCTATCGAGGAAGCTGTCAAGATAAAGGAGGAGCTTGGTGGAAGAGTGACTCTAGCTGTCGTTGTTACAGGACCCTTAGATGAGGCTATCTTGAAGGAGGCCCTCGCCATGGGGGCTGATAGAGCTCTAATCGTGGAAGGAGATGCCGTTAAAGGGCATAATCCCTATAGGACAGCTCAAGCCATAGTGAAAGCCTTGAAGAGAGACGGAATCGATCCCAATCTTGTGGTGTGCGGGGAAGGCTCTTCCGATCAGTACAGCTGTGCCCTGCCAGCGATGATCGCCGAGATGCTATCCCTCCCGGTGGCGACATTCGTGGGGAAGCTGGAGGTAAAGGAGGGCAAGCTAGTGGTGGAGAGATACTTAGAAGGGGGCTTCGAGACAGCGGAAGTTCCACTCCCCGCGGTCATCTCAGTAACCTCGGAGGTCAATGAGCCTAGGATCCCGACGGTCCTCCAGATAATGAAGGCCGGCAAGAAGGAGAGGAGCTCGGTAGATGCCTCTGAACTTGATCTGAAGTTTCCACCCATCGAGCTGGTGGAGATAAAGGCTTACGTGAAGGAGAGGAGAAGGGAGAAGGTTGAGGGAAGCGTGAACGAGGTGGTAGATAGGATAGTGAAAGTCCTAGAGGAGAAGGGGGTGATCTGATGAAGATAGTTGTGGCCTCCGACCCGTCCAATCTGCCCAAGCTGGTTGGTGCCGCTAAGTCCCTGTCTCCCGAGGTCATTGAGGCTGTAAGTACTGACAGGGTCTCTATACCAGTTGACAAGCTCGTAATCGCTGATCTGACCCTTAATGACTGCTGGACCAGCGCCTTGAGTGAGAGGGAATTCGATTTGATGCTTCTTCCCTCAACGAGGGACTTCAAGGAGATAGGGGCTAGAGTGGCCGCTCGCAAAGGTATTTCTTACCTGTCAGATGTCCAAGAGCTCGAGCTAGGCGATCAATTGGTGGTATCGAGGATGGTGTTCAGCGGGAGGGGCATAGAGAAGCTGAAGGCTCCTCTTCCCGCTGTCATCACTATAGAATTGGATGCATTCGAGCCTATTTCCGAGGGTGGGGGCCCCTCTTCAGTAGAGGAGTTGAAGGTGGATTGTTCCCCGAGGATCAACTTGCTTGAGAGGAGGGAGAGGGAGGCAGAGGTCGACCTCTCAAAGGCCGAGATAATAGTGTCCGTCGGCAGGGGTCTCAAGAAGAAGGAGGATCTAGAGATGATAAGGGAGTTAGCATCCCTTCTGGGCGCGGAGATCGCGTGCACTAGACCCATCTCTGCGGACTTCAAGTGGCTGCCCGAGGAGAGGCATGTTGGAATGACCGGTGTGAGAGTGAAGCCGAGGATCTACCTAGCCTTGGGTATCTCCGGCCAGATACAGCATGTGGTCGGTTTCAGGGACGCAGAAACTGTTATATCAGTAAACACGGATCCTGATGCTCCTATATCAGAGGTGAGCGACTACTTCGTTGTGGCCGATCTTTACGAGGTGGTCCCCAAGCTGATAGAGGAGATAAGGAATAAAAGAGGCTCCTAGGGTTTAAAACTGATTTTAATCCTCCAGCAGTTCCCCTCCTAACACTTTTATCGCGTCCTCTACTCCCTCTTTCGGGCCGGTCAGGATTAGGATATCGCCCTCTCTGAGAATCTCCTCGTCCTTAGGTGCGTATATCCACCTAACTCCCCTCTTTATAGCAAGTATCCACATACCTGTCTTCTCCTCTAGGTCTAGATCCTCTATCCTCCATCCCACCGCCTCGCTGTCCTCCCTCAGTGCTACCCTCACCACGGTATCCTCGCTCTCCTCCAC harbors:
- a CDS encoding CDC48 family AAA ATPase translates to MSSERKYVTLRVAEAHSQDVGRGIARLEPETMSELGIETGDVVLIEGTKVTAARAWPSYSADYGKGIIRIDGYTRRNAGVAIDDTVRVRKAIAKPARKVLLAPTEPMRLLGGEEYLKRLLEGRPLTRGDRIPINVLGTRIELVVVGIQPVADAVIVGPDTDIEISEKPAPEERKIPRVTYEDIGGLKDAIQKIREMVELPLRHPELFQKLGIEPPKGVLLYGPPGCGKTLLAKAVANESNAHFISISGPEIMSKYYGESEKRLREIFEEAEKNAPSIIFIDEIDAIAPKREEVTGEVERRVVAQLLALMDGLKGRGEVIVIGATNRPNAIDPALRRPGRFDREIEIGVPDREGRKEILQIHTRGMPLSDDVDLDKLAEITHGFVGADLAALAKEAAMRALRRLMKEVNLFESEEIPAEVLEKLQVTMQDFLDALKDITPSALREVVVQVPNVKWEDIGGLEEVKEELRMAVEWPLRYPELFEASGAKQPKGILLYGPPGTGKTLLAKAVANESEANFISVKGPEILSKWVGESEKAIREIFRKARQAAPAIVFFDEIDSIAPVRGAAGDSRVTERIISQLLTEMDGLEELRKVVVIAATNRPDLLDPALLRPGRFDRLIYVPPPDYKARVEILRIHTRGKPLADDVNLEELAKRTEGYTGADLENLVNTAALIALREHISNYKDPKEAIAHKDELKIQLKHFEEALKKVRPMGTEEMERYRRVAEEFARRVSS
- a CDS encoding Hsp20/alpha crystallin family protein, giving the protein MWWDRYWRRILEDMEKDFEELEKMIDEIFAGMKGEGEIRGPYVYGFSITIGPDGKPIVRRFGNVKPPVIEEAGYREPFVDIVVDDKANEVKVIAEIPGVTKDKIEVEATEKIVKIKAENGDRKYRTQVELPVEVDPKTAKARYNNGILEITLKPKEPIKEEGTRIKVE
- a CDS encoding helix-turn-helix domain-containing protein, with protein sequence MRAEDIIEALSGETRRRIVSMLTRKPLTLKEIADMLGITPPAALKHMRELESLGIVESYSVNMGPGRPRKYYKISRSIRLVVTLTEDSLQIRALEIEPTSTSPSKDIRERFDEIRSRLESLSNLNSFSETVTRTSNLIQDIDTLLLELESVESHLLWMREEILRNLKRFSR
- a CDS encoding ECF transporter S component — protein: MTLKEEIDARVSPGVASSRGVATIGVMAALVAVATMVIQIPTPATQGYINLGDTIVMLSGILFGSVVGSLSGGIGSALADLLSGYGHWAPFTLVIKGVEGFLAGIAKGKGNVISLLILAVAGAEMVAGYFVVEWYLYGLGGALQEVPGNTFQAVSGIVFSYLLAPVIRRALGEWS
- a CDS encoding AIR synthase family protein, whose amino-acid sequence is MKHRGKLPPDFLFRNIIGKLPIEGDGILLGPSLGEDAAILEVKEPLLAVHSDPVTGGGKLAGWLSVYVASNDIATRGLSPKWLLVVLLFRDGVDESEISELVDQVGEAAREIGAVVIGGHTEITPGLPFNIVVTTAMGAGGVVLNTRDAKEGDSLILTKAAALEGTAILATELRGLLEEKGVDPHILDRASGFIREISVVRDAMLAANLARAMHDPTEGGLIGGVQEMALASGNGFVIYEENIPLREETLAVCEALEIDPLRLISSGSLLISVSEERTDELISELRREGIEASVIGRLTGRGEGMRLVRANGMVEDVSEPVMDELWRVLPS
- a CDS encoding electron transfer flavoprotein subunit beta/FixA family protein, with the protein product MACVKLVYDETQMPVEGDRLLVDQAPVKISDIDRNAIEEAVKIKEELGGRVTLAVVVTGPLDEAILKEALAMGADRALIVEGDAVKGHNPYRTAQAIVKALKRDGIDPNLVVCGEGSSDQYSCALPAMIAEMLSLPVATFVGKLEVKEGKLVVERYLEGGFETAEVPLPAVISVTSEVNEPRIPTVLQIMKAGKKERSSVDASELDLKFPPIELVEIKAYVKERRREKVEGSVNEVVDRIVKVLEEKGVI